A single genomic interval of Dromiciops gliroides isolate mDroGli1 chromosome 1, mDroGli1.pri, whole genome shotgun sequence harbors:
- the FAM166B gene encoding protein FAM166B isoform X1, with protein MSQDKLDPVQPGSTLLSSGSEKGQPIVERKSATSPAAGYTGHCPQLGFGLGKTYGQLTGQLLLSGPSGLAWPPAQRMLLPPINTPGPPRADQQSWHGHERIKSNMIPGYTGFVPRSQHIFAKRCTQVWTEALRDFTSRLGTGYKELPEAEKKELESKTEDEESEPEKHLQLELEPGQKPKASPYSMDDQDPDKFFISGFTGYVPRARFHFGSSFPILTNQALQEFGQMCPGARGQRDQRDQRDQKPLPSLSRTYLQHLGMVPSYRGYVPGYKFQFGHTYGTLTHDALGLRNFQKQLQSYFPQRQAYC; from the exons ATGTCGCAGGATAAACTTGATCCAGTTCAGCCTGGATCGACTCTCCTCTCCTCAGGGTCAGAGAAGGGGCAGCCAATTGTGGAAAGGAAATCGGCGACGTCACCGGCTGCTGG GTACACTGGACACTGCCCACAACTTGGATTCGGCCTGGGTAAGACCTATGGACAACTGACTGGACAGCTGCTGCTGTCTGGTCCCTCTGGCCTAGCCTGGCCCCCTGCCCAGCGCATGCTTCTGCCCCCGATCAATACTCCTGGACCTCCTAGGGCAGACCAGCAATCCTGGCATGGACATGAGAGGATTAAGTCCAACATGATTCCGGGGTACACAG GCTTTGTGCCCCGCTCTCAgcacatctttgccaagagatgCACCCAAGTCTGGACTGAAGCTTTGAGGGACTTCACTAGCCGTCTAGGGACAGGGTATAAAGAGCTGCCAGAGGCTGAGAAGAAGGAGTTGGAGTCTAAGACAGAGGATGAGGAGTCTGAGCCAGAAAAGCACCTGCAACTGGAACTGGAGCCAGGGCAAAAACCTAAA GCCTCCCCCTATTCCATGGATGACCAAGATCCTGACAAGTTCTTCATCTCAG GGTTTACTGGCTACGTGCCCCGAGCCCGTTTCCACTTCGGCTCTAGTTTCCCTATCCTCACCAATCAGGCTCTGCAGGAATTTGGGCAGATGTGCCCAGGGGCCAGGGGCCAGAGGGACCAGAGGGACCAAAGGGACCAGAAGCCTCTTCCCAGCCTTTCCAGGACCTACTTACAGCATTTAGGCATGGTGCCCTCCTACAGGGGTTATGTGCCAG GCTATAAGTTCCAGTTTGGCCACACCTATGGGACTCTCACCCATGATGCTCTGGGCCTCAGAAACTTCCAGAAGCAGCTCCAATCCTACTTTCCCCAACGTCAGGCATACTgctga
- the FAM166B gene encoding protein FAM166B isoform X4 codes for MSQDKLDPVQPGSTLLSSGSEKGQPIVERKSATSPAAGYTGHCPQLGFGLGKTYGQLTGQLLLSGPSGLAWPPAQRMLLPPINTPGPPRADQQSWHGHERIKSNMIPGYTGFVPRSQHIFAKRCTQVWTEALRDFTSRLGTGYKELPEAEKKELESKTEDEESEPEKHLQLELEPGQKPKASPYSMDDQDPDKFFISGFTGYVPRARFHFGSSFPILTNQALQEFGQMCPGARGQRDQRDQRDQKPLPSLSRTYLQHLGMVPSYRGYVPEFYQE; via the exons ATGTCGCAGGATAAACTTGATCCAGTTCAGCCTGGATCGACTCTCCTCTCCTCAGGGTCAGAGAAGGGGCAGCCAATTGTGGAAAGGAAATCGGCGACGTCACCGGCTGCTGG GTACACTGGACACTGCCCACAACTTGGATTCGGCCTGGGTAAGACCTATGGACAACTGACTGGACAGCTGCTGCTGTCTGGTCCCTCTGGCCTAGCCTGGCCCCCTGCCCAGCGCATGCTTCTGCCCCCGATCAATACTCCTGGACCTCCTAGGGCAGACCAGCAATCCTGGCATGGACATGAGAGGATTAAGTCCAACATGATTCCGGGGTACACAG GCTTTGTGCCCCGCTCTCAgcacatctttgccaagagatgCACCCAAGTCTGGACTGAAGCTTTGAGGGACTTCACTAGCCGTCTAGGGACAGGGTATAAAGAGCTGCCAGAGGCTGAGAAGAAGGAGTTGGAGTCTAAGACAGAGGATGAGGAGTCTGAGCCAGAAAAGCACCTGCAACTGGAACTGGAGCCAGGGCAAAAACCTAAA GCCTCCCCCTATTCCATGGATGACCAAGATCCTGACAAGTTCTTCATCTCAG GGTTTACTGGCTACGTGCCCCGAGCCCGTTTCCACTTCGGCTCTAGTTTCCCTATCCTCACCAATCAGGCTCTGCAGGAATTTGGGCAGATGTGCCCAGGGGCCAGGGGCCAGAGGGACCAGAGGGACCAAAGGGACCAGAAGCCTCTTCCCAGCCTTTCCAGGACCTACTTACAGCATTTAGGCATGGTGCCCTCCTACAGGGGTTATGTGCCAG
- the FAM166B gene encoding protein FAM166B isoform X2, which produces MASSAFPPGLPPRGPYYIPGYTGHCPQLGFGLGKTYGQLTGQLLLSGPSGLAWPPAQRMLLPPINTPGPPRADQQSWHGHERIKSNMIPGYTGFVPRSQHIFAKRCTQVWTEALRDFTSRLGTGYKELPEAEKKELESKTEDEESEPEKHLQLELEPGQKPKASPYSMDDQDPDKFFISGFTGYVPRARFHFGSSFPILTNQALQEFGQMCPGARGQRDQRDQRDQKPLPSLSRTYLQHLGMVPSYRGYVPASLGSTGYKFQFGHTYGTLTHDALGLRNFQKQLQSYFPQRQAYC; this is translated from the exons ATGGCCAGCTCTGCCTTTCCCCCAGGGTTACCGCCTCGGGGTCCTTATTACATCCCAGG GTACACTGGACACTGCCCACAACTTGGATTCGGCCTGGGTAAGACCTATGGACAACTGACTGGACAGCTGCTGCTGTCTGGTCCCTCTGGCCTAGCCTGGCCCCCTGCCCAGCGCATGCTTCTGCCCCCGATCAATACTCCTGGACCTCCTAGGGCAGACCAGCAATCCTGGCATGGACATGAGAGGATTAAGTCCAACATGATTCCGGGGTACACAG GCTTTGTGCCCCGCTCTCAgcacatctttgccaagagatgCACCCAAGTCTGGACTGAAGCTTTGAGGGACTTCACTAGCCGTCTAGGGACAGGGTATAAAGAGCTGCCAGAGGCTGAGAAGAAGGAGTTGGAGTCTAAGACAGAGGATGAGGAGTCTGAGCCAGAAAAGCACCTGCAACTGGAACTGGAGCCAGGGCAAAAACCTAAA GCCTCCCCCTATTCCATGGATGACCAAGATCCTGACAAGTTCTTCATCTCAG GGTTTACTGGCTACGTGCCCCGAGCCCGTTTCCACTTCGGCTCTAGTTTCCCTATCCTCACCAATCAGGCTCTGCAGGAATTTGGGCAGATGTGCCCAGGGGCCAGGGGCCAGAGGGACCAGAGGGACCAAAGGGACCAGAAGCCTCTTCCCAGCCTTTCCAGGACCTACTTACAGCATTTAGGCATGGTGCCCTCCTACAGGGGTTATGTGCCAG CCTCCCTTGGCTCCACAGGCTATAAGTTCCAGTTTGGCCACACCTATGGGACTCTCACCCATGATGCTCTGGGCCTCAGAAACTTCCAGAAGCAGCTCCAATCCTACTTTCCCCAACGTCAGGCATACTgctga
- the TESK1 gene encoding dual specificity testis-specific protein kinase 1 — translation MEVRPREEAGKEAQGRDAPGWKELSGGRAPPPAGRSARAQPEPEPEPEPEPEEGEDGGGGLGACHPPGERARPPVRRLGTVGPARARGPSLGAERSAAEGWAGPAPGCQLRGRTRDSRDPPEPPDLPAPSPCAAPPPPGRIPHASYPASLRPCQEAPAGSPGSPRCEPGARGPAMAGERPPLSGPGPGPGPGPGPGPGPGPGEGPGEAGGEGPPAPGGGGRPSSYRALRSAVSSLARVDDFHCAEKIGAGFFSDVYKVRHRQSGQILVLKMNRLPSNRGNTLREVQLMNRLRHPNILRFMGVCVHQGQLHALTEYINGGTLEQLLSSPELLTWPVRLRLALDIARGLRYLHAKGVFHRDLTSKNCLVRREEDGLTAVVGDFGLAEKIPVYREGARKEPLAVVGSPYWMAPEVLRGELYDEKADVFAFGIVLCELIARVPADPDYLPRTEDFGLDVAAFRALVGEDCPPPFLLLAIHCCSMEPRSRAPFSEITQHLEHILEQLPGPQSLAKSVPSAPTQASAPRDGPSTAPSQHLPLPPDPRLARSHSDLFLPPSPGLLPCWGDPQTRVNPFSQREDLWGGKIKLLDTPSRRAIPLLPLPTATPTPVTTPEPLVQLPYPRPLPGTPARRCRSLPSSPELPRRMETALPGPGPPPVGPVSEDRMDCGGSSPETEPPGPRPYPFPAAVNDNFISTCSSASQLWSSRAGPSTGLLINNNPSPVVVSSPPGWGGQPWGRAHRSLPQATALERTEPPTLPPTVAPREPEEGLPCPGCCLGPFSFSFLSVCPRPTPAVARYRNLNCEAGSLLCHRGHHAKPPTPGLQLPGARS, via the exons ATGGAGGTTAGACCtagggaggaggcagggaaggaggctCAAGGGCGGGATGCTCCAGGCTGGAAGGAGTTAAGCGGAGGCCGGGCCCCGCCCCCCGCAGGCCGCAGCGCCCGAGCCcagccggagccggagcccgaGCCGGAGCCCGAGCCGGAGGAAGGGGAAGACGGCGGCGGCGGCCTCGGAGCCTGCCACCCCCCGGGGGAGCGAGCCCGCCCGCCCGTCCGGCGCCTGGGGACTGTCGGGCCGGCCCGAGCCCGAGGCCCTAGCCTCGGAGCCGAGCGGAGCGCAGCGGAGGGCTGGGCCGGCCCGGCCCCGGGCTGCCAACTCCGGGGGCGGACCCGGGATTCCCGGGATCCCCCAGAACCCCCTGATCTCCCGGCCCCAAGCCCCTGCGCCGCCCCGCCTCCCCCGGGCCGGATCCCCCACGCCAGCTACCCCGCGAGCCTCCGGCCTTGTCAAGAGGCCCCTGCCGGGTCCCCGGGGTCCCCGAGATGTGAACCAGGGGCGCGCGGTCCGGCCATGGCCGGAGAGCGGCCCCCGCTAagcgggccggggccggggccgggacCAGGGCCGGGGCCAGGGCCGGGACCGGGGCCAGGAGAAGGGCCCGGGGAGGCCGGGGGGGAGGGGCCCCCGGCGCCTGGGGGCGGGGGCCGCCCCTCCTCCTACAGAGCGCTCCGCAGCGCTGTGTCCAGCCTAGCCCGGGTGGACGACTTCCACTGCGCCGAGAAGATCGGGGCCGGCTTCTTCTCCGACGTGTACAAG GTCCGCCACCGACAGTCTGGACAGATCCTCGTGCTGAAAATGAACCGGCTTCCCAGTAACCGGGGCAACACACTTCGAGAGGTGCAACTTATGAATCGACTTCGGCACCCTAACATCCTGCG GTTCATGGGGGTCTGTGTGCATCAGGGGCAATTGCATGCCCTAACTGAG TACATTAATGGGGGAACCCTGGAGCAGCTCCTCAGCTCCCCTGAGCTTCTGACCTGGCCAGTCAGGCTCCGCCTGGCCCTGGACATCGCAAGGGGCCTCCGCTACCTACACGCCAAGGGTGTTTTCCATCGGGACCTCACCTCCAAG AACTGCCTAGTACGGCGGGAAGAGGACGGCCTTACAGCTGTGGTGGGTGACTTTGGGCTGGCAGAAAAGATCCCTGTGTACAG GGAGGGGGCAAGGAAGGAACCATTGGCTGTGGTTGGCTCTCCGTACTGGATGGCACCTGAGGTACTTCGAGGAGAATTATATGATGAGAAG GCGGATGTCTTTGCTTTTGGGATTGTCCTGTGTGAACTCATTGCCAGAGTCCCTGCAGACCCTGACTACTTGCCCCGAACTGAG gATTTTGGTCTGGATGTTGCTGCTTTCCGTGCCCTGGTTGGGGAGGACTGCCCCCCACCCTTCCTGCTCCTGGCCATTCACTGCTGTAGC atGGAACCTCGTTCCCGAGCCCCCTTCAGCGAGATCACACAGCATCTGGAGCACATCCTGGAGCAGTTACCTGGGCCCCAGAGTCTGGCTAAGTCGGTCCCCTCTGCCCCAACCCAGG CATCGGCCCCAAGAGATGGCCCATCTACTGCTCCCTCTCAGCACTTGCCACTGCCCCCTGATCCCCGGCTTGCTCGCAGCCACTCTGACTTATTCCTTCCACCATCCCCAGGGCTGCTTCCTTGCTGGGGAGATCCCCAGACCCGAGTCAACCCCTTCTCACAGAGGGAAGACCTTTGGGGTGGCAAGATCAAGCTCTTGGACACGCCCAGCAGAAGGGCCATCCCCCTGTTGCCACTGCCCACTGCCACCCCAACTCCTGTGACCACACCTGAGCCTCTGGTTCAACTACCTTACCCCCGCCCCCTCCCAGGAACCCCTGCCCGAAGATGCCGCTCCCTACCCTCCTCTCCAGAGCTGCCTCGCCGGATGGAAACTGCTCTGCCTGGGCCTGGCCCACCTCCTGTGGGCCCCGTCTCTGAGGATAGGATGGACTGTGGGGGCAGCAGTCCTGAAACAGAGCCCCCAGGGCCTAGGCCCTACCCGTTCCCTGCTGCAGTCAACGATAATTTCATCAGCACCTGTTCCTCAGCCTCGCAGCTCTGGTCCTCCAGGGCAGGACCCTCCACTGGACTCCTAATCAACAACAATCCTTCCCCTGTGGTAGTGAGCTCCCCCCCAGGCTGGGGTGGCCAACCCTGGGGCAGAGCTCATCGCAGCTTGCCCCAGGCCACAGCCCTGGAACGGACTGAGCCTCCTACCCTTCCTCCCACTGTGGCCCCCAGGGAACCTGAGGAGGGGCTTCCCTGCCCTGGCTGTTGCCTTGGCCccttcagcttcagtttcctgtcTGTGTGCCCCCGACCTACACCTGCTGTAGCCCGCTACCGCAACCTAAACTGTGAGGCCGGCAGCCTCCTCTGCCACCGAGGGCACCATGCCAAGCCTCCCACGCCTGGCCTACAGCTGCCTGGAGCCCGCTCCTAG
- the FAM166B gene encoding protein FAM166B isoform X3, which translates to MASSAFPPGLPPRGPYYIPGYTGHCPQLGFGLGKTYGQLTGQLLLSGPSGLAWPPAQRMLLPPINTPGPPRADQQSWHGHERIKSNMIPGYTGFVPRSQHIFAKRCTQVWTEALRDFTSRLGTGYKELPEAEKKELESKTEDEESEPEKHLQLELEPGQKPKASPYSMDDQDPDKFFISGFTGYVPRARFHFGSSFPILTNQALQEFGQMCPGARGQRDQRDQRDQKPLPSLSRTYLQHLGMVPSYRGYVPGYKFQFGHTYGTLTHDALGLRNFQKQLQSYFPQRQAYC; encoded by the exons ATGGCCAGCTCTGCCTTTCCCCCAGGGTTACCGCCTCGGGGTCCTTATTACATCCCAGG GTACACTGGACACTGCCCACAACTTGGATTCGGCCTGGGTAAGACCTATGGACAACTGACTGGACAGCTGCTGCTGTCTGGTCCCTCTGGCCTAGCCTGGCCCCCTGCCCAGCGCATGCTTCTGCCCCCGATCAATACTCCTGGACCTCCTAGGGCAGACCAGCAATCCTGGCATGGACATGAGAGGATTAAGTCCAACATGATTCCGGGGTACACAG GCTTTGTGCCCCGCTCTCAgcacatctttgccaagagatgCACCCAAGTCTGGACTGAAGCTTTGAGGGACTTCACTAGCCGTCTAGGGACAGGGTATAAAGAGCTGCCAGAGGCTGAGAAGAAGGAGTTGGAGTCTAAGACAGAGGATGAGGAGTCTGAGCCAGAAAAGCACCTGCAACTGGAACTGGAGCCAGGGCAAAAACCTAAA GCCTCCCCCTATTCCATGGATGACCAAGATCCTGACAAGTTCTTCATCTCAG GGTTTACTGGCTACGTGCCCCGAGCCCGTTTCCACTTCGGCTCTAGTTTCCCTATCCTCACCAATCAGGCTCTGCAGGAATTTGGGCAGATGTGCCCAGGGGCCAGGGGCCAGAGGGACCAGAGGGACCAAAGGGACCAGAAGCCTCTTCCCAGCCTTTCCAGGACCTACTTACAGCATTTAGGCATGGTGCCCTCCTACAGGGGTTATGTGCCAG GCTATAAGTTCCAGTTTGGCCACACCTATGGGACTCTCACCCATGATGCTCTGGGCCTCAGAAACTTCCAGAAGCAGCTCCAATCCTACTTTCCCCAACGTCAGGCATACTgctga